Proteins from one Streptomyces roseifaciens genomic window:
- a CDS encoding DEAD/DEAH box helicase gives MNHPDRLDTPHGDLAQPVTLTPPVAPVASFAELELPAEVLRTLTERGLREPFPIQAATLPSALAGRDVLGRGRTGSGKTLAFGLPLLVRTAGRRAEPKQPLALVLVPTRELAQQVGEALAPYADALRLRMATVVGGMSIGRQTAALRDGAEVVVATPGRLHDLIERKACRLGRVRITVLDEADQMCDMGFLPQVTEVLDQVHHDGQRMLFSATLDRDVDHLVRRYLHDPVVHSVDPSAGAVTTMDHHVLVVHGPDRYAVTTEIAARDGRVLLFLDTKHAVDQLTRHLRASGVHAAGLHSGKSQPQRTRTLAQFKNGQITVLVATNVAARGLHVDDLDLVVNVDPPTDPKDYLHRAGRTARAGESGRVVTLVLPGQRREVSQLMAGAGIEATTTKVRSGEAELSRITGAKAPSGTPLDGGPAAPRAKNTNTPFRGLGTTKDTSRGTGGKSRKATEARKLAEARKAARVRRGG, from the coding sequence ATGAACCACCCGGACCGCCTCGACACTCCGCACGGCGACCTCGCCCAGCCTGTGACCCTCACCCCGCCGGTGGCCCCGGTCGCCTCCTTCGCCGAGCTGGAGCTGCCGGCCGAGGTGCTGCGGACGCTCACCGAGCGCGGCCTGCGCGAGCCCTTCCCGATCCAGGCGGCAACGCTGCCGAGCGCCCTCGCGGGACGTGACGTCCTGGGGCGCGGGCGCACCGGATCGGGCAAGACCCTCGCCTTCGGCCTGCCGCTGCTCGTACGGACGGCCGGGCGGCGCGCGGAGCCGAAGCAGCCCCTCGCCCTGGTCCTGGTGCCCACCCGGGAGCTGGCCCAGCAGGTCGGCGAGGCGCTCGCGCCGTATGCCGACGCGCTCCGGCTGCGGATGGCCACGGTCGTCGGCGGCATGTCGATCGGCCGGCAGACCGCCGCGCTGCGCGACGGGGCCGAGGTCGTCGTCGCCACCCCCGGCCGCCTGCACGACCTCATCGAGCGCAAGGCCTGCCGCCTGGGACGGGTACGGATCACCGTGCTCGACGAGGCCGACCAGATGTGCGATATGGGTTTCCTGCCGCAGGTCACCGAGGTGCTCGACCAGGTGCACCACGACGGCCAGCGGATGCTGTTCTCGGCCACCCTGGACCGCGACGTCGACCACCTGGTCCGCCGCTACCTCCACGACCCCGTCGTCCACTCGGTCGACCCCTCCGCGGGCGCGGTCACGACGATGGACCACCACGTGCTGGTCGTCCACGGCCCTGACCGGTACGCCGTCACCACGGAGATCGCCGCCCGCGACGGCCGCGTACTGCTGTTCCTGGACACGAAGCACGCGGTCGACCAGCTCACCCGGCATCTGCGGGCCAGCGGAGTGCACGCCGCGGGCCTGCACAGCGGCAAGTCCCAGCCGCAGCGCACACGGACCCTCGCGCAGTTCAAGAACGGCCAGATCACCGTCCTGGTGGCCACCAACGTCGCGGCCCGTGGCCTGCACGTCGACGACCTCGACCTCGTGGTCAACGTCGACCCGCCCACCGACCCCAAGGACTACCTGCACCGCGCCGGCCGCACTGCCCGGGCCGGTGAGTCCGGCCGCGTCGTCACACTGGTGCTGCCGGGCCAGCGCCGCGAGGTGAGCCAGCTGATGGCCGGGGCCGGCATCGAGGCGACGACCACCAAGGTGCGCTCGGGCGAGGCGGAGCTGAGCCGGATCACCGGGGCCAAGGCACCCTCCGGCACCCCGCTCGACGGCGGTCCGGCCGCGCCCCGGGCCAAGAACACCAACACTCCTTTCCGTGGCCTGGGCACCACCAAGGACACCTCTCGCGGCACCGGCGGCAAGTCGCGCAAGGCCACCGAGGCCCGCAAGCTCGCCGAGGCCCGCAAGGCGGCCCGGGTACGCCGCGGCGGCTGA
- a CDS encoding cytochrome P450 family protein: MSAPEVGTSATEALIPVPAVEPGTAGPPCAYARLRTEQPVVKAQLPNGETGWLISRYADVRAAFADPRLERPLLSAWPPREGDDAPPPCLPTFLEMTGEHHERVRRTVLPLFGRRRLEFMGPRVRAMGEELLDEMVAGAPDRTADLVSAYVEPLPLRVLCETVGLPHEDRDLYLPHTLTLLSASGLSMEEVLAALYALQDYASELISRKEQEGEGEDYVHLLLAESRRPGSELTRDDVVSFVVTMLMAGYKTNMQHTGNALFTLLTHPDQLRRLQDEPAGIGTAVEELLRYIPLMNAINILVAKEDFTLHGQHIRAGDAVVPVPASANRDPEAFADPDRLDLTRSPNAHVAFGHGPHTCTGGHLTRLQLATAVQVLLERLPGIELAVPAESVPWDETTPLRAPARLPVRW; the protein is encoded by the coding sequence ATGAGCGCCCCCGAAGTCGGCACGAGCGCCACCGAAGCCCTCATCCCGGTCCCGGCCGTGGAGCCCGGCACCGCCGGGCCGCCGTGCGCCTACGCCCGGCTCCGCACCGAACAGCCCGTGGTCAAGGCACAGCTGCCCAACGGCGAGACGGGCTGGCTGATCAGCCGGTACGCGGACGTGCGGGCCGCCTTCGCCGATCCCCGTCTGGAGCGTCCGCTGCTGTCGGCCTGGCCGCCCCGCGAAGGGGACGACGCGCCGCCGCCGTGCCTGCCGACGTTCCTGGAGATGACCGGGGAACACCACGAGCGGGTGCGCCGCACCGTCCTGCCGCTGTTCGGCCGCCGGCGGCTGGAGTTCATGGGCCCGCGGGTCAGGGCCATGGGGGAGGAACTGCTCGACGAGATGGTGGCCGGGGCCCCGGACCGCACGGCGGACCTCGTCTCCGCGTACGTCGAGCCGCTGCCGCTGCGCGTGCTGTGCGAAACCGTCGGGCTGCCGCACGAGGACCGCGACCTCTACCTCCCGCACACCCTCACCCTGCTCAGCGCCTCCGGGCTGTCGATGGAGGAGGTGCTGGCGGCGCTCTACGCGCTGCAGGACTACGCGTCGGAGCTCATCTCCCGCAAGGAGCAGGAGGGCGAGGGCGAGGACTACGTCCACCTGCTGCTTGCGGAGAGCCGCCGCCCCGGCAGCGAGCTGACCCGGGACGACGTCGTCAGCTTCGTCGTCACCATGCTCATGGCCGGCTACAAGACCAACATGCAGCACACCGGGAACGCCCTGTTCACCCTGCTCACCCACCCTGATCAGCTGCGACGGCTGCAGGACGAGCCGGCAGGCATCGGTACGGCCGTGGAAGAGCTGCTGCGCTACATCCCGCTGATGAACGCCATCAACATCCTCGTCGCCAAGGAGGACTTCACCCTGCACGGGCAGCACATCCGCGCCGGCGACGCGGTCGTCCCCGTACCGGCCTCGGCCAACCGCGACCCGGAGGCGTTCGCCGACCCCGACCGGCTCGACCTCACCCGGTCGCCCAACGCCCACGTGGCGTTCGGCCACGGCCCGCACACGTGCACCGGCGGGCACCTGACCCGGCTGCAGCTCGCCACTGCGGTCCAGGTGCTGCTGGAGCGGCTGCCCGGCATCGAGCTCGCGGTGCCGGCGGAGTCGGTCCCCTGGGACGAGACGACCCCGCTGCGCGCACCGGCACGGCTGCCGGTGCGCTGGTGA
- a CDS encoding TIGR03618 family F420-dependent PPOX class oxidoreductase — MPHDARERFLAAPRIGVLGVTDPRGGDRAPLVVPVWYGYEPGGEIVVETGRETVKARLLRAAGRFSLCVQDERRPYRYVSVEGPVTSIEDPIDPAVREALAQRYLDPDEARDYLAATSAQLEDDVVFRMRPQRWRTADFAAFAADFADAGADAGAAAGADAG; from the coding sequence ATGCCGCACGACGCACGCGAACGGTTCCTCGCCGCCCCCCGCATCGGCGTCCTGGGCGTCACCGACCCCCGGGGCGGCGACCGTGCGCCCCTGGTGGTGCCGGTCTGGTACGGCTACGAGCCGGGGGGTGAGATCGTCGTCGAGACGGGCCGGGAGACGGTCAAGGCCCGGCTGCTGCGCGCCGCGGGGCGGTTCAGCCTCTGCGTGCAGGACGAGCGACGGCCGTACCGCTACGTCAGCGTCGAGGGCCCCGTCACCTCGATCGAGGACCCGATCGACCCGGCCGTACGCGAGGCTCTGGCCCAGCGCTACCTGGACCCCGACGAGGCGCGCGACTACCTGGCGGCGACCTCGGCCCAGCTCGAGGACGACGTCGTCTTCCGCATGCGCCCCCAGCGCTGGCGCACCGCCGACTTCGCCGCTTTCGCCGCCGACTTCGCCGATGCCGGAGCCGACGCCGGGGCCGCGGCCGGAGCCGACGCCGGCTGA
- a CDS encoding amino acid adenylation domain-containing protein, with protein sequence MTDTTVSPSLSPRPASLTDGTPPPRYSRDHSLTELFAAQAAARPDAPAARHGERTLSYGQLDARSDALAKRLLAQGVEPDDLVGVRGSRSLEALVAFLGILKAGCAYVPLDEDLPPARLRAMAEDAGLRATVTLPGSARPVRGLRVNIGLDDRDGNGGGAPESLAGPARTPSATDRAYVVFTSGTTGRPKPVAVPHRGVVRLVLSEPELPPPGPEDRVLHAYGLSSDASTIEIWGALLTGACLVIADREELLSPPALEQLLRAQEVTVAYLTTSVFHLVARTRPETLSGLRFVSAGGEAMDPRLANAVLAACPGTTVVNFYGPTENSVVSTAHVLRPLPEDATHVPLGRPFGASVCHVLRADGSLAAPGEEGELYVGGDGLALGYLGDPRLTAERFVSIPAVEPDGLLYRTGDRVMRTAGGLLEYRGRLDRQVKLRGIRIELDEVEARLRAHPAVGEAVVEAEEGALTAYVTAAELGRPLPLPDLRAYCAQWLPPQAVPVLVPMGHFPVTSGGKVDRARLKAAAPGPETTPASVDVDGTKADAMLDVLAEVWQQVLRVRPAPQDDFFLLGGDSLLASEAVTRTLAVLDLDASLGSGLIRALLAAPALESFAAAVRAARGGSVTPAGPTVDFEKEAGLGFDLPPAEGPAPRPRDPRNVLLTGASGFVGAFLLDRLLRSTAARVHCPVRASSRTHAERRVRTALARYGLHPDEAAWQRVECFPGDLTEPGLGLPDEHRAELARTLDLVLHNGARVNFLYPYEELRPANVDGTREVVRIAAPRRVPVHFVSTVAVLAGFGPAGAREVDEDLPLAHADGLTMGYAESKWVAEGVLQQAAEQGLPVAVYRPYEVTGDRTHGVCNTETAICSLFKTIAETGLAPDIELPMDFVPVDYLAESIVHIAVDGPADGRVYHLTNPRPAMLSDVLDRMRAAGFPLRTLPYAQWVGELVRHVAEHPTSATAPFVSLCVDRSRTADMSVKEMYLKDTFPVLGRRNAEAALAGSGLDCPPVDSALLDRYLDYFFTSGYIARPAGDSAEAIA encoded by the coding sequence ATGACCGACACCACCGTTTCGCCATCCCTCTCCCCCCGCCCCGCATCCCTGACGGACGGCACGCCCCCGCCCCGCTACTCCCGGGATCACAGCCTGACCGAACTGTTCGCCGCTCAGGCGGCCGCCCGGCCCGACGCACCGGCGGCCCGGCACGGGGAGCGCACCCTGAGCTACGGGCAACTCGACGCCCGCTCGGACGCATTGGCGAAACGATTACTCGCACAGGGGGTCGAGCCGGACGACCTGGTGGGCGTGCGCGGCAGCCGCTCGCTGGAGGCGTTGGTGGCGTTCCTGGGCATCCTCAAGGCCGGCTGCGCATACGTACCGCTCGACGAGGACCTGCCGCCGGCCCGGCTGCGGGCGATGGCGGAGGACGCCGGGCTGCGCGCCACCGTGACTCTGCCGGGCAGCGCCCGCCCGGTGCGCGGGCTGCGCGTGAACATAGGGCTCGACGACAGGGACGGAAACGGGGGCGGCGCCCCGGAATCCTTAGCCGGTCCCGCCCGCACCCCGTCCGCGACCGACCGCGCCTACGTGGTCTTCACCTCCGGCACGACCGGCCGGCCCAAGCCGGTGGCGGTACCGCACCGGGGCGTGGTCCGCCTCGTCCTCTCCGAGCCCGAACTGCCGCCGCCGGGGCCGGAGGACCGGGTCCTGCACGCCTACGGGCTGTCCTCCGACGCCTCGACGATCGAGATCTGGGGCGCGCTGCTCACCGGCGCCTGCCTGGTCATCGCCGACCGGGAGGAACTCCTCTCGCCTCCCGCCCTGGAGCAGTTGCTCCGCGCGCAGGAAGTGACGGTCGCCTACCTGACGACCAGCGTCTTCCACCTCGTGGCCCGCACCCGCCCCGAGACGCTCTCGGGGCTGCGGTTCGTCTCGGCAGGCGGCGAGGCGATGGACCCGCGGCTGGCGAACGCCGTCCTCGCGGCCTGTCCCGGCACCACGGTGGTCAACTTCTACGGTCCGACCGAGAATTCGGTGGTCTCCACCGCCCACGTGCTGCGCCCGCTGCCCGAGGACGCCACGCACGTCCCCCTGGGCCGCCCCTTCGGCGCCTCCGTCTGCCACGTCCTGCGGGCGGACGGCTCGCTCGCGGCACCCGGCGAGGAGGGCGAGCTGTACGTCGGCGGGGACGGGCTGGCCCTGGGCTACCTCGGCGACCCGCGGTTGACCGCCGAGCGCTTCGTATCGATACCCGCGGTGGAGCCGGACGGGCTGCTGTACCGGACCGGCGACCGGGTGATGCGAACGGCCGGTGGACTGCTGGAATACCGGGGACGGCTGGACCGTCAGGTGAAGCTGCGCGGCATACGCATCGAACTGGACGAGGTGGAGGCGCGGCTGCGGGCCCACCCCGCGGTGGGCGAGGCCGTCGTCGAGGCCGAGGAAGGGGCGCTGACCGCGTACGTCACCGCTGCCGAGCTCGGTCGGCCTCTCCCTCTGCCGGATCTACGCGCGTATTGTGCGCAGTGGCTGCCGCCGCAGGCCGTCCCGGTGCTCGTGCCCATGGGCCACTTCCCGGTGACCAGCGGCGGCAAGGTGGACCGCGCCCGGCTCAAGGCCGCTGCCCCGGGCCCCGAAACCACCCCCGCCTCTGTTGACGTAGACGGCACGAAGGCCGACGCAATGCTCGACGTCCTCGCCGAGGTCTGGCAGCAGGTGCTGCGCGTCCGGCCCGCGCCCCAGGACGACTTCTTCCTCCTCGGCGGCGACTCCCTGCTCGCCTCCGAGGCCGTCACCCGCACCCTCGCCGTCCTGGACCTGGACGCCTCCCTGGGCTCCGGCCTGATCAGGGCGCTGCTGGCCGCGCCCGCGCTGGAGAGCTTCGCTGCGGCCGTACGTGCGGCGCGCGGCGGATCCGTGACGCCGGCCGGTCCGACCGTCGACTTCGAGAAGGAGGCCGGTCTCGGCTTCGACCTCCCGCCCGCCGAAGGACCGGCCCCGCGCCCCCGGGACCCGCGGAACGTCCTGCTCACCGGCGCCTCGGGATTCGTCGGCGCCTTCCTCCTAGACCGGCTGTTGCGCTCGACCGCGGCGCGTGTCCACTGCCCGGTGCGGGCGTCGAGCCGGACGCACGCCGAACGACGGGTGCGCACCGCGCTCGCCCGCTACGGCCTCCACCCGGACGAGGCCGCGTGGCAGCGCGTGGAGTGCTTCCCCGGCGACCTGACCGAACCCGGGCTGGGCCTGCCGGACGAACACAGGGCCGAGCTGGCCCGCACTCTGGACCTGGTGCTGCACAACGGCGCCCGGGTCAACTTCCTCTACCCGTACGAGGAGCTGCGCCCGGCGAATGTGGACGGTACCCGGGAGGTCGTCCGGATCGCGGCACCGCGCCGGGTGCCGGTGCACTTCGTCTCGACCGTCGCCGTCCTCGCCGGGTTCGGCCCGGCAGGGGCGCGCGAGGTGGACGAGGACCTGCCGCTGGCCCACGCGGACGGGCTCACCATGGGCTACGCCGAGAGCAAGTGGGTCGCCGAGGGGGTGCTGCAGCAGGCGGCGGAGCAAGGGCTGCCGGTGGCGGTGTACCGGCCGTACGAGGTGACGGGCGACCGGACGCACGGCGTGTGCAACACCGAGACGGCCATCTGCTCGCTGTTCAAGACGATCGCCGAGACCGGGCTGGCTCCCGACATCGAGCTGCCCATGGACTTCGTCCCGGTGGACTACCTCGCCGAGTCGATCGTCCACATCGCCGTCGACGGGCCGGCCGACGGGCGCGTCTACCACCTCACCAACCCCCGCCCGGCGATGCTGTCGGACGTCCTGGACCGGATGCGCGCGGCGGGCTTCCCGCTGCGGACGCTGCCGTACGCGCAGTGGGTCGGCGAGCTGGTGCGGCACGTCGCCGAGCACCCGACGAGCGCCACGGCCCCGTTCGTGTCCCTGTGCGTCGACCGCAGCCGTACGGCGGACATGTCCGTCAAGGAGATGTACCTCAAGGACACGTTCCCGGTGCTGGGGCGGCGCAATGCCGAGGCCGCGCTGGCCGGCAGCGGGCTGGACTGCCCGCCGGTCGACTCCGCCCTGCTCGACCGCTACCTGGACTACTTCTTCACTTCGGGCTACATCGCCCGTCCCGCCGGCGACTCCGCGGAGGCCATCGCATGA
- a CDS encoding nuclear transport factor 2 family protein, protein MSPEEIVDGQLAAYNARDLEAFLGYYAEDVPVCAFPSGDVLADVSGAAFRKRYATLFAASPDLHAELVSRVTHGRIVIDQERVTGFMGNETRTAMAMYEVGQDRIERVWFAV, encoded by the coding sequence ATGTCTCCGGAAGAGATCGTCGACGGCCAGCTCGCGGCGTACAACGCCCGCGACCTCGAGGCATTTCTCGGTTACTACGCCGAGGACGTGCCTGTCTGCGCATTCCCGTCCGGTGACGTCCTCGCCGACGTGTCGGGGGCGGCCTTTCGCAAGCGTTACGCGACGCTCTTCGCCGCCAGTCCCGACCTGCACGCCGAACTGGTCTCGCGGGTGACGCACGGCCGCATCGTCATCGATCAGGAGCGCGTAACCGGCTTCATGGGCAACGAGACCCGTACGGCGATGGCCATGTACGAGGTGGGCCAGGACCGCATCGAACGGGTCTGGTTCGCAGTCTGA
- a CDS encoding cytochrome P450, with amino-acid sequence MTAPQPPMTDDAPREEPLPHYPFSTDGDRLAPELTELRGRCPVARVSTNSGGEAWLVTGYELTQHVLRDRAFARSVLGEADSPTQDAQILAPELLDAMNHLQKAGLRDEVLRALGRNQPELPADWVADVTREGLEAMVRDGSPGDLQRHFAEWVAAQCMCRLLGLPFADREWLARRADMDLTMVTFTPEELARNWEEIRVHMQEHMAGRRPGEPRGLADRLADLNAEGKGLTDRQLSNIVAVLFVSGYEDFASFLGVAAVNLLQKPDVMSAVRARPETMPQCVEELLRCSVVLGNAIPRYVTQDTELGSAAINEGDLVLLSLDAVNFDPAAFSDPETFDPDRSPNPHMRFGYGRHHCPGAHLVRRQSDTAFRVLLDHLPGIRLAVPAAEVPWHPNRMAIMPAGIPVTW; translated from the coding sequence GTGACCGCACCACAGCCGCCCATGACCGACGACGCTCCGCGCGAGGAGCCGCTTCCGCACTATCCGTTCAGCACCGACGGCGACCGCCTCGCCCCCGAGCTCACCGAACTGCGCGGCCGCTGCCCCGTGGCCCGGGTCAGCACCAACTCCGGCGGGGAGGCGTGGCTGGTCACCGGCTACGAGCTGACCCAGCACGTACTGCGGGACCGGGCCTTCGCGCGCTCCGTGCTGGGCGAGGCCGACAGCCCCACGCAGGACGCCCAGATCCTGGCGCCCGAGCTGCTGGACGCCATGAACCACCTGCAGAAGGCCGGGCTGCGCGACGAGGTGCTCCGGGCGCTCGGCCGCAACCAGCCGGAGCTCCCCGCCGACTGGGTCGCCGACGTCACCCGTGAAGGCCTGGAGGCGATGGTCCGGGACGGCTCACCGGGCGATCTGCAGCGGCACTTCGCGGAGTGGGTCGCCGCCCAGTGCATGTGCCGGCTGCTCGGCCTGCCCTTCGCGGACCGCGAGTGGCTGGCCCGGCGGGCCGACATGGACCTGACCATGGTCACGTTCACGCCGGAGGAGCTCGCCCGCAACTGGGAGGAGATCCGTGTCCACATGCAGGAGCACATGGCCGGCCGCCGCCCCGGCGAGCCGCGCGGCCTGGCGGACCGCCTCGCCGACCTCAACGCCGAGGGGAAGGGGCTGACGGATCGGCAGCTGTCCAACATCGTCGCGGTGCTGTTCGTCAGCGGCTACGAGGACTTCGCGAGCTTCCTGGGCGTGGCGGCAGTCAACCTCCTGCAGAAGCCGGACGTGATGAGCGCGGTACGGGCCCGCCCCGAGACCATGCCGCAGTGCGTGGAGGAGCTGCTGCGGTGCAGCGTCGTCCTGGGCAACGCCATCCCGCGCTACGTCACCCAGGACACTGAGCTCGGCTCCGCTGCCATCAACGAGGGCGACCTGGTCCTGCTGTCCTTGGACGCGGTCAACTTCGACCCGGCCGCGTTCTCCGACCCCGAGACCTTCGACCCGGACCGCTCCCCCAACCCCCACATGCGGTTCGGCTACGGCCGCCACCACTGCCCCGGCGCGCACCTCGTCCGCCGCCAGTCCGACACGGCCTTCCGCGTCCTCCTCGACCACCTGCCCGGCATCCGCCTCGCGGTACCGGCGGCGGAGGTGCCCTGGCACCCCAACCGGATGGCGATCATGCCTGCCGGGATCCCGGTCACCTGGTGA